The window CTTACCATTAGGACATCCTTGCTTCCTTTCTCTCTGATTATTACCTACGCAAATCAAAATTACTCTCTCTATGCCCAAGGAAGTACAAAATAGCTAAAACGCCAGTAAAGAGGgcctcatttttattttaaggaTTTCATTGGCTCCCTTTCTCTCTGATTACCTATAAAAATCCGATGTCCAAGGTAGAGTAAAACCAGCTCGGTAACACTTGGGCTGTTGCCACATTAACTCAAAACCACATGGCACCATACCATCACTATAATATATGTTTCCAGGATATTTTAAATCTGCGATCTACTTTATACAACCAGCTACCACCAGGGTTTTAAATATCGTAAGTATTGTATTGTATCAGccaatacgtatcggtatcagtgATTATCGATACGATACTTACCGATATGATACTTAttgttcaaaaaaaattatatcaacCAATACGGGGCCGATACGGGACCAATACAGTCCGATACAGGTAAGATAGACTTGATACGGCTCCTTTAAAGCTGCAAAACAGAAACCGTGAGTGAGACACAAAACTGAGAGCAACCGAAGGCTCCTAGGTGGTGCATTCGTGGAGCCAAACGAAAGGAAGAGCAAAAGGAAGGTTGGGTGCTTGTGTGGTGAGGCCAACTTGGCCCTTGAAaacttgttttttcttttcgatATGAGTTCAAGGAGATcatctaacataaaaaataaccctaatctttactatttcaacaagttttgggGATTTACAGTGCTCAAATCACGGATCGAAATAGATTTGAGCAAAAAAAGTAGTAAAGTtgcatctcttttttttttaatgcatcaCTAGATTAGGTAAAAATGAATCAAATCCTTGCATGAAGCTGATATATATTTACATCTTGTATAATaaggtgttttatgcttcaaaactgtatttataattttttatgtatcataagcacatccatgcatttcttgaccattttcatgcatatcttgcatctctttactacgatacgatacgatacatctcttaaaatcacctctccgatacgataccctaTACCGATACTCAAATTTATCAAGATACATTTACAATTttattcaagaaataaaaatggCTTCACTTAATAAGGACTAGTTAATCATCCAAAAGTTGCATCATCCAACCTAAGGGCCATAGAAAGCAGTCTCTATCAGCCTGCATTACAAGCATTGAACCTATAGATACAAATACAACAAATCCTCTAAgtggagggggaaaaaaacttgATATGAACACTTCACGCATAGCTGCAACACAATTTATCAACCAATTGAGCATAAAAAAGCAATATGACAGTTACAGTTCATACCACATGAGTTTCATATTCTCCTAATCATTTGTACATGTCTTTGGAGGGTTCAACACTTTGACCATCTATTAAACAGGTGTATGTGTATTCTATTTCAGTTGCAACAAAGTAATGAAAGTTCTGAAAATTTTAAGAACCTACTACAGATCTTTCACAGACACTCTGATTAAAAGTACAACTAAATAAATTCAGAAGGTCCGGAAAACGATGCTAAGCCTAGAAAATTAATTAGGAACTTACTGAACCGATCAATTTGTTGTTGTGCAGTCATAACATTTGGAGGGAGAAGGCCACGAAGATCAAGACGGTCTCGCTCTGTCATGGAGAAACCTGTTCCCTGGTTTACGAAGTAAGAAAGTCACAAtaattttcaattatttctCGAATGTGCTTCGCTCGGTAATCCCGAACATTACCAACTATCAATGAACTTCAAAACTATACTATCCAATTTGAGATCTTAAGCAAAACAACAAGCCTTGCAACCAAGGAAGCAGTTCATGTACAGCTTTTCATTTTGTCATCCAAATAAAGTTCTGAAGCTGAGATCGTGGTCACGGTAGATTGAAGTTGAAGAGATCAATCAATTGAGAGAAAGAAGACTGACCTTATTGAACCATGGATCGTGAAGGATATCGAGGCTACGTTTGTGGACGATAGTAGGGCGAGAGCCCTCAGTTGTGGTGAAGGATCTTCTGTCGATCATCATAGTCGTCATTGCCATTCGATGCTTTAGGCGTTTGCCGATTGACGAAGATAGTCGGAGCTGAGAGTAAAAATtcgacattttttttttttttgttgcagaGGAAGAACtgggaagaagagggagagactACAGACCAAGGGTCATAACTCCACTTTTTctaaaaacagaagaagagttgaggattggggagggagagagagagatcagcaGTGGTGGTGTGAATCCACGTTCCACTGTATTCCTTTTTGGGGAATCCTCtacttttagttttatttaactCCCCgttgtccaaaaaaaaattaaaactcagCCTTGTCCGATTGACTACGAGGGGCGGGTCAGGCAATAAAGGCGGCTCTCTTGCTATAGATCATAGATTTTTAGATGTTTCAAAACTTGAATGTGGAAATCGATGGCTACCAAAGTCATTATAATTGGTCAAGTGTCTCGCGGAACTCGCGGTAAAGGAAATGTCGTTAAAACCAGTGGTCCCGCACTACTTACCCAGCAAAGAAAAGTCATCCTGAAATGCCGAAAAGGACTCGTTGTTTGTTTCGATTACGCGGTAATGACAAGGTATCGGTATCCGTATTATTGGTGGTGATATCAGTGGTCATATTGATCGCTGCATATGTCAATATTGATATTAATTTTGGGggttgttgcatcaagaaatcggtTGGAGCGAGCTTTACCTGCAAAAGGAAGATTAGCAGGGAGTACCGGGCATCGtcggtgatctcactccgatgcttaagttagatctcagAGCAACAGTCAATTCAGAGAGAATTCAAATAGATCAATTTAGCgttacctcccttacttaaggtGGTTGAGGGATAGAATCGTGTCCAAATAGGTAAGCTGGATTCTCGGAGTTGAGTGAGACCGTTTCGGAGTGAATCGTGGGATAGTGTTTAACCATAACTTCCCACACGCCGGATTAGGCGCGGCATGGGCAAGAATCTCGGGCCACGTTGGCCCACCGTAAGTTTTGCGTTGTTTACGCAAGGCAGGGAGGTCGTCCCTCCTGCACCTGGTTGTGGCCAGGCCGTTACCGCTTATAGGCGAGCGTGTTGTGCCCTAGTCGCAGTGCGAGCTGGGGTGCGACCTGGCGCCCAGCTCTGTATGTGACTCACAGCTTGGTCCTTCACCCGAACCGGGGGAGCTCGCTAGCTCGCGCTTGGCCAGATGCGACCCCTGTCCTAGACTCGCGACCTCACTGGCTCGTTCTCGTCGTGCCTGGTCCTTTGTCCCATCATGAGCCCCCCACTCCCCTGGACGTTGGCGTTCTGGGGAGTTAAATCGATTCAAATTCCTTGGCACCTGCTCTCGCACGTGCAGTCCTGACATATTGATGGTTGGGCGTGACTTGACGTTCCAGCCATCGGTTGACACGTGGTCTAGGCCATTAAGACGCCTTGATCTGAGCCTTCGTCGTTTCGTCTTGGCGACGCTTGGCGTTCCACATCCGAACGGACGTGTGGCCGTAGGCATTATGAGGCCTAGGCCAGACCTACCGCCACTCGATCCCTGTCGCACTAAGCTACCCATTGCAACTCAGCCACGTGGCTTATGCTTTTATTACATCTCAGGCAGGTCCAACGCCAATTTTTCTGGGCCCTACGATGGGCTTGCTTTCTGACCGTTGGATCTGGACGTTCGCCCTTCCTTCCTCAGCCTATAAATTTGGGATTTGTCCCTCACTGCAACCCTTTATTGAAACTTGGCGAATTTGAATTTCTTGTTTTCCTTGCCTTCTATTGCTATTGTTTCCTGCCGCTACATTTGCTCCAGCGACTGCCATTCTTTTCGGCAACTCTCAAGCTTCTTCACTCAAACTCTGCCCCGCGAGCTCGTGCTGCGCATTCTGCTCGAGCCACATTTTTCTTCACACAACTTCTGCTACTTCGCTGTCAGTAAGTTTCTTCaatcatgtcttcttcttcatcttagGCGGAGCCCAATAAGGTCTCTGGCGAGGTTACTGGTATGAGTGGGGGTTCTGACCCCGAAGTGAGCTCTGAGAGGACCCAAGAGGAGCGATCTACACTCTTTAGGTCCAAGAAGTTTGCTACTCAGTCTGGCCGTTTGGCCTAGGCCTCTTCTGCCCAACCCAGTGGAGGGGCGCAAGCCTCTGCCCGGGACTTAGAGGAGCGTACCGCCGAAGGTGACGACGCtcatgatgaggaggaggtggGAGTCCAGGTGAAACCCACCTGCGTGGCTGCTATTGAGAGCACCATGACCGAGCGCTTGCTAGCTGCTCTTAGGGTCCAGTACAGGTTCCCCCAAGAGGTGGAGACATGGGAACCCACCAGAGTAGAGAGAGCGAACAACCCACGGCCTGGCACCATGTGTCTGTTCGAGGTCGCGTTCCAGTGCGGCCTCTGCTTCCCTGTCCATCAATTCGTGTTGGACCTGCTTCGTCACTATACCATCGCCCCCAGCCAGTTGGTGGTGAATTCCTTGAAGCAGCTCTTTGGCTTCTAGCTATTCTTCGCCCAGCTCGGCCGTAAGGCCTCGTGGGCGctttttgtttattcttttcaattgaAGAAGACCGGAGATGAGTGGTTCTATGTGGCCTTGCGTGGCACTAAGGAGCCACAGAAGTCCATAGAGTTCATAAGCCATATGCCCCAGTCCGTAAAGAAGTGGAAAGATCGTTTCTTCTTCGCGCGCATCCAAGGCAACCCCTTCAAAGCTGAGTAGGAGTGGGTGCGACTGAAGTCCATGAACAAGGTCCCCATGTTGAGCTCATACGACTAGCGCTCTCTCGATCTATGCGCGCAGGGCATGGCCTTCGACGTACGCGAGCTGACAGACTAGGCTCTGCTGGTCAGGCACGGGCTCAGCTCAGCGAGGGGTGACTTCCTTCTCTTGTagtcttgttttctttttgctGCATGATCACGCACTATTTCTAACCTGCCTTTGCTTTCTTTACAGTGGACTACGAGCTAGACTTGGACGAGTTCCACGATGAAGCGGAGGAAGAGAGGCAGAATGTCTTGGAGACGCAATCCAAGAGACAGACCCGTTCCAACACGGGCATCACCATTAGGGACCCTGTAGCCTCCGGCAAAGAAAAACCTACGTCCTCCTCGAAGGGCAAGGAGAAGCTAACGGCCTCCTCGAAGGGCACCGAGAAGGTCGAGAAGACCAATAAGTCCCTGCAGCCAAAGATCCCTGAGAAGAGGGCTCGAGATGAGGTGGTGGACCTTGAAGCGCCCTCAAAGAAGGCCGCGCTGGGCGAGAAGGCTCTAGAGGAAGCCCCCCAGGGCTCCACAAAGGGGGGAGCTGGCAAGGGCAAGAAGGGCCTGCCCCCTCCGAAGGGGAAAAAGCGCCTCTGCTACCAATGGGAGGTCTACGAGGGTGAGTCAGCCTTCGACTTCCAGCAGGTGGCCAAGGAGCTCATGGACTATGGCCCCCCTCAGGATGTGGCTGCTGTTCGCGCCCAATCTGACAACGAGCTGGTGGATTTTTTAGCGTTGGATTTTTCCAGGGTGAGCCTCGAACTTTGCTGtttctcattattttctttgtaGGATGTTTTCTGACATTGTATTATCTTCTCAGGTCACTCAAGGGGCGAACGAGATTCATCGTATGATGGAGAGCCTGGCTGAGACgtgcaaggaggagaagaagatgaggaaggtcGCGGAGGACCAGGTTGTGAACACTGTGACCAGGATCTCTACTCTGGAGACTGCGGACAAGGACCACCAGTAGGTGGTCAAATCTTTCACTGACCGAGTGGAGCAGTTGGAGAAGCAGCTGGAgctggagaggagagagactgagctagagaagagaaagactGGGACCATCCAGCAAGATCTACTCAACCTCCAGGCGCGACAACCCAAGCTGATCGAGGAGACTATCCAGAAAGCCCTGGAGGCCTTCAACGTTTCGAAGGATCTGAGGGATCACGTGAAGGAGCAAGCCCGTAAGGGTTACGAGGGTGGTGTGAACGACACCGTGAAGTATGTTCTCCAAGGGACCCCAGCCTATGACTTCTCGGGCTTCAAGTACTATGTCCCCTTGGTGCCTGCAACTGCTGAGGCACCCATTGCTCCCTCGCCTGGAGATTCTGCTATCTCGGGTGACCTCACTGCCCCAGCTGACCCACCTGCTCCTATCGTGGTCCCTGTCGGTGCGACCACTTCTGTAGATCCTCCTCCTACTGACCTACCCCCTACCAATGCTCCTCCTACTGACCAAACCTTAGCCGATGCGGCCTCAGATCCCCCTCCAGCCAACAGTTAAAGacattgcaattttttttttttgatgtaaTGTAAATAGCATCTTTATCAATGAAAGCAATTTTTCTCCAAAGTGTTGCAGCTCGTTCTTTTTTAATTAGCCTTGAGTGCGTTCTTTCTTTTGTACTTCCTTAAGTCGCAAGCGGAACAAAGGGGGAGCTCATCGACCCACCTTGCTTTCGCTTCTGTTAACCTTCTTTTTATCCCAGCCAGTAAGGTGCAATTGGTGACCTCCACTTGACCATTTGcctgtggatgagctactgaggtCGTCCTCAACTCAATGTCGTATTGGGGGCAGAACGCCCTGAACTGCGAGTTATTGAACT is drawn from Telopea speciosissima isolate NSW1024214 ecotype Mountain lineage chromosome 1, Tspe_v1, whole genome shotgun sequence and contains these coding sequences:
- the LOC122652125 gene encoding uncharacterized protein K02A2.6-like, yielding MEKFFRDKVIYRFGLPKILVTDNGLQFNNSQFRAFCPQYDIELRTTSVAHPQANGQVEVTNCTLLAGIKRRLTEAKARWVDELPLCSACDLRKYKRKNALKAN